In Gemmatimonadaceae bacterium, the genomic stretch AGCACCCGACCCGGTCGTGCGGTCGCGATCGTGCATCTCGATATTGGTGAATCTGGTGAATCCATTGCGCCGACGGTCGGCTTCGAGCTGGGCTTCGCGCGCGCATCGCAATCCGCCGGCCGGATCGAGGAGCAGGCGGTGCTAGACACGCTCGTTCGCGAAAGCCTCTGCACCAGTGCCGAACGCGAGGCGCTTGCGACGTGGCCAATGAGTCGCATCTCGACCATGCGCCACGAGCTGTGGCCGAGCGTCGTGACACGACGCCTCAACCACGTGAAGCTCACGCATGCGCCCGGCCGGCCAACGTTCGCGAAGGCGTATCTCGCGTTGTCGCACCGACAGCACGTTCCCCGATCACCTGACCGCCTGAACGTGCGCGCCTTCACGGGCGTGCCACCGTGCACGGCGAATCGGACGCTGCTTTCCGTGAAGTAGAGTGCTGCATCCATCGCGACGTCGATCGCATCGGGTCCCGAATGTCACAACTCGTGATACGATCCTCGATTACGCTCGCGCGCCCTGCGGTATGAGCGTTGCGCTGAACTTTAGAAACTTCTTAGTACACCCATGACGCGATCACCTCAGGTCCGGAGCCGATATGGCATCGAATGAAAGCCACTCGGAAGCGATGCAGCGTATTCTGGCGCGCGCGGCGACGGACGCCTCGTTCCGTGCCGAGCTGCTCGTCGATCCGCGGGCTGCGATCAACCGCGCGTTCGCGATCGCGATTCCCGTCGGATTTCGTCTCAAGTTCATCGAGCGCGATCCCGGCGTCGATGCACTCGTCGTGCTGCCGGACCTGCGGCCGCCCGACGGTGAGCTGAGCGACGATGCCCTCGACGCCGTGAGCGGGGGCACCCAGACCGATGACCCGTCGAACTTCATCTGGTCCGATCCGTCGCCGCCGCCGCCGCCGCCCCCCGGTGGTGGGAACGACGGCCCGTGAGACGCAGCGCGCGGGACTGAAGCGACCCTCGTGACTTGAATGCCGGCGCAAGGACGAATGCGCCGGCATTCGTGCGTCTACCGGTCGCGGTGCGCCGGATCGTTCGCTCTAAAAAATAGAGGGTTCGATCCTGTTCGTCGGAGGCGCTCGCCGACGATGAATGCGATAACTCATTGCGGGGATATGAGTTCTCTCATTCGCGCGAGACGGTACACGCGTTGCTTTGGTGCGCGGCGTCGAAGCACGATGTCGACCGTCTCAACGCTCAGGATCATTTCACACGGA encodes the following:
- a CDS encoding NHLP leader peptide family RiPP precursor, whose protein sequence is MASNESHSEAMQRILARAATDASFRAELLVDPRAAINRAFAIAIPVGFRLKFIERDPGVDALVVLPDLRPPDGELSDDALDAVSGGTQTDDPSNFIWSDPSPPPPPPPGGGNDGP